TCTTGGCTTTGAGATCATTTCCTTGATAAAGCCTTTCAGGACCACGTGATGCCCACAAGATTGGGGGAAGGAAATTACTTACATTCTGTATTCTAATTATCTGTTCGATGCCTCTCTCCACCAGTGGGTTCTAACTGAGGGATTGTGTCAGGTTTACCATTACTTCCTCAGAGTTTAACatgaaaccctcctacactgttggtgggaatgtaaattggtgcagccactatggagaacaatatggagattccttaaaaaactaaaaatagagctaccttatgatccagcaatcccactcctgggcatacatctggagaaaacaaattcaaaaagatacttacACTGCAAtgttcatttacaatagccaagacatggaagctagctaaatttccattgacagatgaatggagaaagaagatgtggtgtatatatacaatgaactattactcagccataaaaaagaataaaataatgccatttgcagcaacatggatggacctagagattatcatattaagtgaagtaattcagacagagaaagacagacatcATACAATATCATttatgtgtagaatctaaaaaatgatacaaatgaccttatttacaaaacagaaatagactcacagacatagaagacaaacttatggttaccaaagagttTGGGACTaccatacacacactactatatataaaataggtaaacaccaggacctactatatagcacagggaactatactcaatatcttgtaatatcctataatggaaaataatctgaaaaagaacatatatatatacacacatatatatatctgaatcactttgctgtacacttgaaattaacacaacactgtaaattaactatacttcaattaaaaaaaaacatggtgcctagcacatagtagtaattcaacaaatacttaaaggacaactgaataaaataaagagaaaacttaaTTGGTCATAACATACATCATTCTTTCTAGGGAcactaagactttttttttttttttttttttcagatttctaagAAAGTCCATCTTACTAGGGAAAGTACCTTCTGATCATTAGTAACTAGTTGGGTATAGATTTAAACCTTTCTATAAAGAGACGAACAAACAGGACAAACGTAACTGAGCGTGTCAAATTCAGTTACTGGCAAAATAAGGAGGTGAGGACGTTAGGGTGTGCCCGCGGGTCTCACATCTCCCAAAGCCAGAAGATGATCGCTCTTAGCAGCGAGCCAGTAACTGATCATGAACGAACTCAAATATGTTCTTCACCAAGGGCATCGTACAACTTTTCTTagcaagaaaaatgtttaaactctTGCCTTGCCTTCACTGAGTGACGGGTGGTGGGCTAAGCAGTCCAGGAAGTCGCGTGCTACAGGGAGACGCAGAGGACGCAGTGCAGCCGGCGCAGCCAGCTAGTGAACAGCAGGATTCCTGAAGACCCTTTATTCACTTGAAATACTCTGACGTCCCCCGAGTCTGAGCAGACACGGTGTTTTTCCCGATACCCTAGGGTCCAGTAGCGTCCCGCCGGCCTGTCCCGTAAGCACGTGGAACTAGTAACTCCCGAATGTTCATTAACACAACTGTGCAACTGGCTTACTTCCTGTCCAGCCACTGGTCACTAAAGCCTGGCAACAAGGTTTAGGAAAAGGTCAAGCGCACCCACAGACCAGAAAAGATGAAGCGGCCCGAGTCAGCGAGTGATCCTAACAAAGCCCCGGAGCCCGTGAGGGCCGCTACGCCTCCTTCACCACCCCAACCAGGGCGGGTCTCAGGGTGCGCCCGTGCAGCTTGTACCCCACTTTGTTAACGAGCGCCACCATGCCCGGCTCCTTGCCCTCAACCGGCGTGTGGAACAAGGCCTCGTGCTCGTAGGGGTCGAACTTGGCCCCCACAGGGTTCAGCCGGAGTAAGCCGTGCTTCCTGAACACCTTCTGGATCTGGACCTCAGTCATCACGAGCCCCTCGTAGAGGTTCTTCAGGTGCGGTTTATCGTCTCTAATCTCCTCCTTTGGGACACACTGTGttgccttctccagaatgtctGCCACCTCCAGCGAGTCCTTGCAGAAGCCCTGAATGCCATATAGTTTCGCCTCCTCCACCAATTTTTGGCTCCTCTGCCGCAAGTTCTCACTATCTGCTAAAGCTCGCTTATATTTTTCCATGGTCTCCTTCAGCTGCTCTTCCAGCTTGGCCTtctcttccatcagtgtcttctCTGCAGAGGGCAGATCTGTCTTCTGTTCATTCTGACCCACGTCCTCCTCCAAGTTCTGGCCATTGTTCTTCTGCTTTGTAGCTGTGCACAGCAGCCGAGGAGAGGACCTGAGAGACAACGCCAAAGCCGGGAGGTTGTGCCGCGCCAGCCTCACACACCGAGCCGCCATCACTGCCGCCGGCACTGCCGGGACACTAAGACTTTTGCTAAAGCAAATAGGCAGAGAAATCAGTTGATGAACTCCATGTGGTTGAAGCAGAGATCTATATATCTTTTGAAATCTAAACTTAGAGCAGTAAGGCTGAAACCTCCCTGCAGTTAGAAGATAgcacagataaaaataatatcagaaataatcAGTCTGGGATAAACCATAGTGAGAAGCTGAACTGGGAAATGCAAGTTggagaaaaaaaacaggtttatGGAAAAAGGAATGGAttcaaacttataaaaaaataaaaaagttttaggCTCATTGTGAAGAACTTTACCAACAGGAAAACATTGTAATACATACTTTGTAATAATACACATATCCAACTATTCCTAATTTGACAGATAGTAATtgaaatatatgtacattttatccCATTATCAAAAACTCATTTTGTGGCCCTTATATAGTGCCAAGTAGAAATGAtcactttacattttaattaaaaaaattacccaaACCAAGTATATTCAGCagataatatttttttgtaaGCCAGTTTCTATGCCAAGCTTTATTTAGACATCTCATTCAATCCCACTGACAACTCTGTGAAATGGGCGTAACTATCACTTAGAAGATAAATAATTTCCTCTTAATTATTCAGTTGGTAAGTAGTAGGACTCTGATTCAAGTTTAAGTGTGTCTGATCTGaagtccatgctcttaatcactgATCTCTGTCCAAACTGGCATATATGTCACTAAAATATTTAGGTAAAGCAGGTAAGTATGTCCTACCAAGTGGCATAAACATTTATGTGAACCAGCCCTTATATGTTCAGAACATAAAACACTGAATTTGTAGTGTTCAAGGGCAATGTTATCTGACTCCAAGTTCTAAGCCAAGAAAATCAGTGGCAAAAGTTACCTTCTGGCCAAATAAGAGAGatgattcattttgttttgacTGTTTCTTTGGCTGAGAATCCTGACTCATGAAAGTAAATTAATGCAAATCATAGTCATACACATTAAGAACTCAAGAGATAATGTTAGGGGAAATCAAATTCTaataatagctgagaattttTTGTTAAGGTCTCTCAGAAAATGCATGTTTAGTTcccaattcaatattttttttaagatatgccTTACTGGCAATTCTCTGAATAGTTTctagaaatatttacaatctgaGGAATGGCATCTCAATATTACAAATCTACTCAAGATGATTATTTGATTTTCCTTAGGATTGTTAAGCATGCTATGTGTGACTAGCTTCCTAAAAGTAACATTGACCAAAAGAAAAACTAGGCACATATATTCAAACTCACTTCTTAGTTCATCAGTTAAATTTAGTAACTCTCTTGAGGAATGTCTAATATTTGATTTCCAGTTACTAGAtgttcttttgtttcttattatgtGATCTTTTTTGGAGTTCTAACTGGTTACCAAAGAAGATCCATGATTAGCTTCATATTTTGTGATCTCACTAGTCTTCTACTTCTTTCCGTTCTCTCCACAGAGCTCTAAGATGAGTTAATTTCATGGAACATTATTGAATGCAATCAGATAGAAGGATCCTTATGGGGAAAGGGTTAATAATAATACCTCTTCCTATTTATATAGGTCAAGCCATCAAAGTCAAAAATCATCTTCATCAAAGAATACAAATTGACTACTTAAGTAACATGCACTGTCTCATGTAACTCAAAAGCTTATAAACCAAATCTCCCCAGTGCTTATATTCTAAAACcaataatatacagtattttaaaactttataaatcTATCAGCTACTTTTATACAAGCCTCCTAAACTATAGGTATAATTGGTAGGCAGACAGTGAATAGAATGAATTAACTCTTACATagaacaaatttaaatatttttttaaattggtgcaTACTTGAAACTAGCACGGCATTGtggatcaactatactccaataattttttttttaattggtgcatAAAGTGCCAGAATCACAATGACATTTATATGGTTTTGTACAGTTCCACAGTGCTATCCAGAATATCATCTTGGTCTTGGAAGATTGCTATGAGCATTTATATCCCAACTATTTCTCTTCAATGCAAAGGCAATGTTCAGAAGTATCCTAGGAAGGATCCCTGACTGTTCAGGAGTTCACAGAATTCGACAGGGCCAGGGCAATGGATAAAACATTTCTCAGGTGTTGATGATACCCCTAGTTAAAGTTAACCTTTAGAACACACTTGTTGGTGGAAACATTATTTCTTAGTTCCTGAGACACTAACAGGTGTCCTCCTTCTCCCAGAATACACCAAGAAATCTAATCCCAGGGGTCCCTGTTGCTAAGAGTAAATGTGGCCTATTCTTCATTTTCCTGTAGTCATCAGTGACATTCCATACAGGATTGGTGATACACAAAGTGCTGTGACACCTACTATGTAGCAAAAGATAATTTATTGGCCCATGATCCTTCAATTCTCTGGTTTAATGTTGAGCCTATACTGCCCTTTTAAGCCACAACCTTCAACAAATCCATATACATCACTCTTTCTATAGTTAGAAGACAAAATATCAATATGAGTCATACATCTCACACATATCACAAAGCTACTATATTGCCTCAAAAATGCAATTCCCCCAATACTGTTAAACACAATCCCAAGTAGTCAAAACAGTCTTACCCATACAAAATCTAACAAGAACTCTGGAAGGAAATGTCTATGCCATGCACTGACTTGTGGTCTTGCTTTACCTAATTCTCTTAATCAGTAACAAGAGAGCGGGAGTCTTATCTATCTGGCTTGTACATCACTCTTTACACATTGTTTAGCACAATGCAGGCACTGTTTTGTAGGCTTTCAAGAACATCTACTGCAACCACTACCACCATGACAATGTACCTTGAAGGATGATAGTGAAGTTGCTGAGGTCACCAAAGTCCAAGGAAGGGCAACATAAATGATCACAAAATTCTCTTAACTGTGGATGAATGCAaagcttgctttatttatttgcaCACCAGTTTGGATGTTTATAGGTGAGAGATTCCCAAAGCAATACCTGAAACTATAGGTTGCCTACCCTGTCCTGCCTACCACCACAGTTCAGTGAAAGTCTAGCAAACTACTCTCCTTGATCTCTCTTGCTGTGTCACACTGCTTGACTAACTGCCCACTCTAAGTCAAATATCCCCTGCAAGAGTCAAATATCCCCTTGCCAGGATACCACTAGttgtcaaaaaattaataaaaattttattcgTATCTTTTCAATGTCTTACTAGTAGAGGGATGGTAGAAGTTTGCCGGAATAAGGCACTTAGACATCTGGGCTTTTGTAAAGTTAACCTGGTCTGATTTTGAAACTGATACACTTTCAGCACATGCTGCTGTAATTGAGTGCCAGTCTGAACATCCAATATTTCTAGCCCAGCCAAGCATATattggataaatggatgaatgaatgaatgaatgaatgatgcaaTCAGAGGGCTAATGTGGCCAGAAACTAGAAAAGATCCTTTCCTgttgctctctctgcctctgtcaatCTTTACTTCATATTTTTGCCTTGTAACCCCTTTATAACATCCCTGAGACTGCCCTACAGAAAAACCCAGATTATCTCCCCAAAACTTGTAAATGCCAAGCTTTGGTTACACCATATACCATTTATCTTCTCAGGAAATGGAAGAATCCCCCCGGGCCATATATCCACATATACATGATAGAGGGGCAAACCTTCCAGGAGATCAATCCATATATCTGACTGCTTTGTAAGGGATTTACTAAGTGCAAAACAAATCATTCTTGGCGCCTGACTTTTGAAACATTTCCCTTTGTGTTTACAGAGTGCAGTCACCCAGCCACTTGCATTCTGAGACATGAAGTTTTGCAGATGGTCTAGTGTGTACTCACTAAGAGGGTCTTCCCCATTAACTCCTCAGCCCCAAACACATGCTGTTTCCGAGTCTGTTCTGGGCGATAATCTCATGGCCTAGCAATAGCCTAGTAGAATTAGTATTAGGTGCTTGACTTAGCGCTAAaagatttagaaatatattaaCAGAAGTTCTACTAAAATGGGCCATCTGCAGAGCCTGAATGTACAggatttaaggaggaaaaaaaaacctcacagt
This window of the Balaenoptera musculus isolate JJ_BM4_2016_0621 chromosome 17, mBalMus1.pri.v3, whole genome shotgun sequence genome carries:
- the LOC118883244 gene encoding grpE protein homolog 1, mitochondrial-like, producing MAARCVRLARHNLPALALSLRSSPRLLCTATKQKNNGQNLEEDVGQNEQKTDLPSAEKTLMEEKAKLEEQLKETMEKYKRALADSENLRQRSQKLVEEAKLYGIQGFCKDSLEVADILEKATQCVPKEEIRDDKPHLKNLYEGLVMTEVQIQKVFRKHGLLRLNPVGAKFDPYEHEALFHTPVEGKEPGMVALVNKVGYKLHGRTLRPALVGVVKEA